From the genome of bacterium:
CGGGGCTCGAAGGAAGGGTGGAGCCCGCCTTCGGGGCGAAGAATGCCGAGGAGTTCAACGCCCTGCGCGTCTCCATCATGAAAGAGCTGGCGGCGCTGCCGCTCGCGGCGCGCGTGGACCGCTTCGAGGCGAACAGCGCCGAGCTCGAGCAGGTCTTCCGCCGCCTCACCCCCGCCGATCTGGAAAAGAACGCCTGGCACCGCTTCGGGGCCTGCCCGATCCGCTTTTATCCCATCGCCCGCCTCTATGAGGTGTTCCTCCACGAGTGGGACATCGTGAACGACCCGGCGGCCCCGCTCGCTCCGGGGGGGCTCGATGCGGCGATGGCGGAGCTGCCCTGGCGCTTCGCGTTTTTCTACGGCCTGCGGAAGGGCGGCGCCTTCGAGGGCCGGGTCCGGCTTCGCACGAGCGATGCAGGCGATGCCCTGGGCCTTGCCTGGGAGGAGGGACGGGCGGTGGTCTGCCCCGGAGATGCAGACGGCTTCACGGCGGAGATTTCGGCCCCGCGGAGCGATCTGCTGCTGCTCACCTCGGGGCGCGCCAAGCCTGCGGAAAAGGAGGCGGCCGGGAAGCTCCGGATCGAGGGCGATCGCGCCGCGGCGGAGGTTGTGCTCGGCGTGCTGTGCGCTCCCTTTTAAGGGCCCGGCCTCTTTACACCCACGGCGAACCGCCATACGATGGCGCTATTCGATGATGTTTCGCACCCTGTTTCGGGCGGGAGAGAAGCCCGGTTGCCGAATTTTCGCCGGCCCGCGCGGCGGTGAAACGATGTTTTGGGTTATCCAAACGGGAGGTGGACGATGGCCGAAAAAGCGGTCGGTAAGAAGGCGGCGAAGAAGAAAGTTGCAAAAAAGAAGGTAGCGAAGAAGAAGGTAGCGGCGCGGGCTTCCGGGAAGCCGCCGACATGGGACACCATCATGCCGCTCCCCTCGAACCCCGAGACGGGCGAGACGGCCAACGACTACTACATCCTCGACTGCGAAGTGCACGTCATGCCGGAGGATTACCGGCGTTTTATCAAATACTTCGAAGGAACCAAGACCTTCGAGTACGCCCACAAGGCGTGCAACTGGTGGCAGTGGGTCGATCACCGGACCGGCAAGCAGTCCGCCATCCATCCGGGGATGGACTGGAACATCGACAAGATCATCGGCGACATGAACCGTGCGGGGGTGGATCAGATCGCGCTGATGCGCGAATCGTTCATTGACACCTCGGGCGACAGCGCCCCCTTCTCGACGAACCAGCACGTGATCGACGCCATCGAGAAGTACCCCGACCGCGTGATCGGCGTCTCGAACGTGGGGCCCTTCTCCAAGCGCAAATTGAAAGACGTGCTCTGGGAGTTGGAGTACCTCCACGACAACTACAACTTCAAGTTCACGAAGTTCTACCAGCCCGAGGATTGCCCGATCAACGACCGCAGGCTCTGGCCTGTCTACGAGATGTGCCAGGACAAGGGCATCGTGGCCTTCTTCCACACCGGCATCACCATCCGCATGGGGCCGACGCGCTACACGCTGCCCGTTCTGCTGGACGATGTGGCCTCGGACTTCCCCGACCTCAAGATCGTCGCCTACCACGGCGGCTATCCCTACTGGGAAGACCTCATCATGCTCATGTGGAAGCACCCCAATATCTTTGTGAGCTACTCGATCCTCCTCCCCTGGCTCATGCGGGCGCCGCACCGTTTCGCCCACATGGTGGGAACCACGCTTCAGATCGCGGGCTACGACCGCTTCATCTGGGGCAGCGACTGGCCGGCCTCGGACCCCTACCAGTCGGTCGAGGCGATCCTGAAGCTGGATATGCCCGAAGAGTTGCAGGAGAAATGGGGCTACCCGCCCATCACCGAAGAGCTCAAGCGGAACTTCCTCGGCGCCACCCTGGCCAAGCTGGCCGGGATCGACGCCAAGAAGAACCACCAGAAATTCCCCGGCTACAACAAGCCCCCCACGGGCAGTACGCCCGAGGGCGACCTCACCCGACGGCTCATGAAGAACCAGAAGTAGTCGGCGCGCTGTCGCAGGAAAAAAAACGGCCCCGTCCTCTTCGGAGGGCGGGGCCGTTTTTTTGGGATTTCCTGAAAATGCAGGATATTGCTTTTTTATCTATTTTTGGCTATGAAATCATCTTCATGCAATTGCAGGGTGTTTTGAAAGGCCGCCTTCATTAACCTTTTTCTGGAAATAGGGAGATTCCATGCGTCAGAACCGGTGGGTTTGTGCAATTGTTTCCCTGTTCGTGTTTTTTGCCGTAGCGGCGGCTGCTCCGGGCGCGGAAGCCTTCGAGCTTCAGTGGTTCGGACAGTCCGCCTTCAAGATCACCACCCCGGGCGGCAAGGTCATCCTGATCGATCCGTTCATCACGAAGAACCCGAAGACCCCGAAGGAGCTCAAGGACCTCTCCAAGCTCGGCAAGGTGGACCTCATCCTCCTCACCCACGGGCACGGGGATCACGTCGGCGATACGGTGAAAATCGCCAAGATGACGGGCGCCCGCGTGGCCTTGAACGCCGACATGGGCCAGACCTTCGCCGCGCTCGGCCTGGTGTCCATGAAGAAGCTGATTCGCTTCAACAAGAGCGGCCCCATCCAGCCCCTCGGCCCCGGCATCACCATCACCATGGTCCGCGCCGAGCACAGCTCCGAGATCGTCCACAAGGACCCCAAGACGAAAAAGACCGAAGTGCACCCCGGCGGCGAGCCCGCCGGCTACATCATCCGCCTCGAGGACGGCTACACCATCTATCATGCGGGCGACACCGGCGTTTTCGGCGACATGAAATTCATCGGCGAGTACTACAAGCCGGACCTCGCCCTGCTGCCCATCGGCGGTCATTTCACGATGGACCCGGCCCATGCCGCCTACGCCGTGCGCGAGCTGCTCAAGGTGAAGCGCATCATCCCGATCCACTACGGCACCTTCCCGCCGCTCAAGGGAACGCCCGAGCAGCTGGTCAAGGCTCTCGGCGATTTTCCCGCCGAGGTGTTCGCCCTGAAGCCGGGGGAGAAGCGCACTTTCGGAAAATAGGAACTGCCTGATCCGGAAAGGGGAGGGAAAGCATGCGGGTACTCGTTGCCGCCCTTTCCCTCCTGTTTTTTTCTGGAGCGGCCTCGGCCGATGTCACCATCCAGAGCACCCGCAAGGCGGGGCGGATGGCGCACCTCCGTATTCTTTATACGAACACCACCGGTGTCACTTTTTCCTCTGTCAAGATCCTCTGCGCCCTGCCGGGTGCGAGCGGGCAGCGGGAGCAGGGGATTCTATATCTCTCGAACCATCTCGGGGGCGGTCTCGGCCCAGGCTACACGGCGGAGGGTGTGCTTCAGGTGCCGCTGAAGGAGGGCGCCAAGCCGGAGGATATCGCCTGTGAGGATACCGGCCAGCCGGTGCGGCTTCCGTGAATCTAGTTCTCTTTTTTCTCCTCCCACCACTTTTCGAGCAGGCGCGTCAGGCGCTCCCCCTGCGGGGGGTCGAGGTACAGGAAAAAACCGCCCAGGGCGAGCAGGAGAATGCCCGGGCCGGTGCGCTTGAGCGAGAAGGCGGCCGCGGCCGCTTCCGCGCTGAGCGGGATGCGGAGCACGGCTTTGCCCATGAGAACCAGGTCGAAGGTGTAGGCGGTTTCGGGTGCGCCGGGAGCCGGACCGGCCGGAAGCCCGAAGCCCAGAAAGAGAAAGGCCGCGCCCAGGATCGCAAGGAGGACGCCCGCCCCGCTCCGCCAGTTCTCCCGGCCCATGAGGGGGTTCAGCCGGTGATGTCCTCGCCGCCGTCCACGCGGATGATGTTGCCCGTCATCCAGTGGGTGCCCGAGACGGCGAGGGCGGCGATGGCGTCGGCGACTTTTGCGGGGGTGGTGAGTTCATTGTGCGGATTGACGCGCAGCACGTTCTCGATCATCTGCTCGTTGCCGGGGATCTTCCGCAGGGCGGGGGTGTCGGTGACGCCGGCCTGAATGCTGTTGGCGGTGATGCCCTTGGAGGCGAGCTCCACGGCGAGCTGGCGGATGTGGCTCTCCAGCGCCGCCTTCGCGGCCGAGACCGCCCCGTAGGTTGCCCAGATGCGGTGGCCGCCCGCGCTGGTCATGGCGTAAATCCGCCCGCCCCGGCCCATCAGGCCGCGCTCGACGAGACCCTGCACCCAGTAGATCAGGCTGTTGGCCATGACATCGAGGGTCATCTCCACCTGCTTCTGGGTGATGGCGTCGCCCGGATCCTCGGCGATGAAGAGCTTCAGCGTGCCGAAGGCGAGGCTGTGGAGCAGGACCCGGACATCCCCCATGCCGCCCGCGCCGAGCCGCTCCGCCATGGCGTTAAAGACCTTCGCGCGGGACTCCTCGTCGGCGGCGTTCACGTTAAAAAAGATTGCCTCGGCGCCGTTCGCGCGGATGCCCTCCTGGATGCGATCGGCGTTGGGGAGGGTGGCCTTCCGGTCGAGGTGGACGCCGAAGATGTTCATGCCCTCCTTGGAGAGCCGAAGGGCGTTCGCCTCGCCGAAGCCGCTGCTCGCGCCCAGAATCAACGCCCATTTTCCCTGCAAGTTTGAATCAGCCAAGGGTGAAGCCTCCTTTCTGGAGGAATGATCAGTTTGTCCGTATGAACGTTATATCACAGGGGCAGGGCGGGCAAATTCTCCGGCATCCGGCGCGCGGGCTCTTCATCTCTCCGGGTCGGCGCCTCTCCCTCCGGCGAAGGCGCCGTGGCCGACCATCGGAGAGACAGCGCCAAAATTTCCTTGTTTTGAGACCCCTTTCCGGGGAGCGGCGCAGTGTGAGAAATTTCTCGTGCCAGGATCGAGCTTTGGTGTTACAGTACAAGAGCTTACGACAAATTTTCCGGCGAGGGAGAGGGACAGAGGAGCAGATGTTTTCGACTTTCATGAAGCATGTGGCGATTCTCGGTCTGTTGTTGATGTGCCTCGCTCCCGCGGCGGCTTACGGCGCCCCGGCGGTCGAGGCCAACTTTCGCGAGAAACTCCGGGGGGGGCGCTTCGGTGGCAGCATCGGTGCCGCCTCCTACGACTATGAGGAATCGTTCAGCGCGACCAATAGCAGCTTCGACTCCAGCGGCATCGCCTGGAATCTTTTCGCCGATGCAGAGATCGTCGAGCGAGTGCGCATCGGTGTGGACTGGGAGGCTGCCCGCATCTCCAGCGGCACCGAGCGGTGGACGAATCTTCCCGTCGGCACGCTGATCGGCGCCCAGGTCAACCAGACCAACTCTCTCAAGGCCGAGATCGACATGGTCGATCTCGATTTGAGTTATGTGCTCTTTCGCAACGAGAAGGCGGAGCTGGAAATCGTCGTTGGCTGGCACGTGCTTCGGCATGACTTCAACCGGTCGAACTTCGCGTTTCAGGTGGCCGGTTCGACGATCAACTCCACCCTGGGGCCGGTGGACGAGGATGTGTTCGCCCACGGGCCCAAGGCCGGAATCCGTTTCGCCGGAGGGCTTCCGCCCCGGCTATTCG
Proteins encoded in this window:
- a CDS encoding metal-dependent hydrolase; translation: MRQNRWVCAIVSLFVFFAVAAAAPGAEAFELQWFGQSAFKITTPGGKVILIDPFITKNPKTPKELKDLSKLGKVDLILLTHGHGDHVGDTVKIAKMTGARVALNADMGQTFAALGLVSMKKLIRFNKSGPIQPLGPGITITMVRAEHSSEIVHKDPKTKKTEVHPGGEPAGYIIRLEDGYTIYHAGDTGVFGDMKFIGEYYKPDLALLPIGGHFTMDPAHAAYAVRELLKVKRIIPIHYGTFPPLKGTPEQLVKALGDFPAEVFALKPGEKRTFGK
- a CDS encoding SCP2 sterol-binding domain-containing protein — encoded protein: GLEGRVEPAFGAKNAEEFNALRVSIMKELAALPLAARVDRFEANSAELEQVFRRLTPADLEKNAWHRFGACPIRFYPIARLYEVFLHEWDIVNDPAAPLAPGGLDAAMAELPWRFAFFYGLRKGGAFEGRVRLRTSDAGDALGLAWEEGRAVVCPGDADGFTAEISAPRSDLLLLTSGRAKPAEKEAAGKLRIEGDRAAAEVVLGVLCAPF
- a CDS encoding SDR family NAD(P)-dependent oxidoreductase gives rise to the protein MADSNLQGKWALILGASSGFGEANALRLSKEGMNIFGVHLDRKATLPNADRIQEGIRANGAEAIFFNVNAADEESRAKVFNAMAERLGAGGMGDVRVLLHSLAFGTLKLFIAEDPGDAITQKQVEMTLDVMANSLIYWVQGLVERGLMGRGGRIYAMTSAGGHRIWATYGAVSAAKAALESHIRQLAVELASKGITANSIQAGVTDTPALRKIPGNEQMIENVLRVNPHNELTTPAKVADAIAALAVSGTHWMTGNIIRVDGGEDITG
- a CDS encoding amidohydrolase family protein, encoding MAEKAVGKKAAKKKVAKKKVAKKKVAARASGKPPTWDTIMPLPSNPETGETANDYYILDCEVHVMPEDYRRFIKYFEGTKTFEYAHKACNWWQWVDHRTGKQSAIHPGMDWNIDKIIGDMNRAGVDQIALMRESFIDTSGDSAPFSTNQHVIDAIEKYPDRVIGVSNVGPFSKRKLKDVLWELEYLHDNYNFKFTKFYQPEDCPINDRRLWPVYEMCQDKGIVAFFHTGITIRMGPTRYTLPVLLDDVASDFPDLKIVAYHGGYPYWEDLIMLMWKHPNIFVSYSILLPWLMRAPHRFAHMVGTTLQIAGYDRFIWGSDWPASDPYQSVEAILKLDMPEELQEKWGYPPITEELKRNFLGATLAKLAGIDAKKNHQKFPGYNKPPTGSTPEGDLTRRLMKNQK